In the genome of Bradyrhizobium sp. CIAT3101, one region contains:
- a CDS encoding PhzF family phenazine biosynthesis protein: protein MQRRYITVDVFTDRAFGGNQLAVVLDAGGLSTQQMQAIATEFNYSETTFVLPPRDKANDAEVRIFTPVLEIAFAGHPNVGTAFVLASMAKEPKPRLLFEEKAGLVPVEIVREQGRVIRTELTAPQPLARYAPLSPAEAASCISLTADDVRTDNHAPHVVTVGNAFLVMELHSREALKRARPDAAAYGKILPRDGARSVWFYTRDVPAAEAPCERQARMFMRGASGLTEDPATGSATVAAAALFAGLDPTRDGELQLTVGQGFDMGRPSILQTRVRKQDGKIVSAHVGGACVQMMEGTFRLAGES from the coding sequence ATGCAGCGCCGCTACATCACCGTCGACGTGTTCACGGACCGCGCCTTCGGCGGCAACCAGCTTGCCGTGGTGCTCGACGCTGGCGGGCTGTCCACGCAGCAGATGCAGGCGATCGCGACCGAGTTCAACTATTCCGAGACGACGTTCGTGCTGCCGCCGCGCGACAAGGCCAACGACGCCGAGGTGCGCATCTTCACGCCCGTGCTGGAGATTGCCTTTGCCGGCCACCCCAATGTCGGAACGGCCTTCGTACTCGCCTCGATGGCGAAAGAGCCGAAGCCCCGGCTCTTGTTCGAGGAGAAAGCCGGGCTCGTGCCGGTCGAGATCGTGAGAGAGCAGGGGCGGGTGATCAGGACGGAGCTCACCGCGCCGCAACCGCTGGCGCGGTATGCGCCGCTGTCACCGGCTGAAGCCGCGAGCTGCATTTCGTTGACCGCGGATGATGTCAGGACCGACAACCACGCACCGCATGTCGTCACCGTCGGAAACGCGTTTCTGGTGATGGAGCTGCATTCGCGCGAGGCATTGAAGCGGGCCCGCCCCGATGCGGCAGCCTACGGCAAGATTTTGCCGCGCGATGGCGCCCGCTCGGTGTGGTTCTATACGCGCGACGTGCCTGCGGCCGAGGCGCCCTGCGAGCGGCAGGCGCGCATGTTCATGCGCGGCGCGAGCGGCCTCACCGAAGATCCCGCCACCGGCAGCGCGACCGTTGCGGCCGCCGCGCTATTCGCCGGTCTCGATCCCACGCGCGACGGCGAATTGCAGCTCACGGTCGGCCAGGGCTTCGACATGGGCCGGCCGAGCATTCTGCAGACGCGCGTGCGCAAGCAGGATGGCAAGATCGTCTCCGCCCATGTCGGCGGCGCTTGCGTGCAGATGATGGAGGGGACGTTCAGGTTGGCGGGGGAGAGTTAG
- a CDS encoding amidohydrolase family protein has translation MTLSQRGLTRRQFGAGLASLATVVATTARSEAALPVIDTHAHVFHRELKLAPGRRYAPDYDAPLSLYLEQLDHNGMTNGVLVQPSFLGTDNSYLVDCLKQTKGRLRGVAVVDLAISADELRELDRAGVVGIRLNLVGQSLPDLAVSEWKGLLANVKAMGWQVEIQRNASDLAVLAPQLLDLGVTVVLDHYALPDPKLGVADPGFRSVLKLGATRNVWVKISAPYRNGAAGESFAKEAYPLLRDAYGLDRLLWGSDWPHTQFEATQSYAKNRQFLDTLIVDKSERAQVLASPRPLFRF, from the coding sequence ATGACATTGTCTCAGCGCGGCCTGACCCGCCGCCAGTTTGGCGCGGGCCTCGCGTCGCTCGCCACCGTGGTCGCGACCACAGCCAGGAGTGAGGCGGCCTTGCCCGTTATCGACACCCACGCCCATGTCTTTCATCGCGAGCTTAAGCTCGCGCCGGGCCGGCGTTACGCGCCGGACTATGACGCGCCGCTGTCGCTCTATCTCGAGCAGCTCGACCACAACGGCATGACCAACGGCGTGCTGGTGCAGCCGAGCTTCCTGGGCACCGATAATTCCTATCTGGTCGACTGCCTGAAGCAGACCAAGGGCCGCCTGCGCGGCGTCGCTGTTGTCGATCTCGCGATCAGCGCGGACGAGTTACGCGAGCTCGATCGCGCCGGCGTGGTCGGCATTCGCCTCAATCTCGTTGGCCAGTCCTTGCCCGATCTCGCTGTGAGCGAATGGAAGGGGTTGCTTGCAAATGTGAAGGCGATGGGCTGGCAGGTCGAGATCCAGCGCAACGCCTCCGATCTCGCCGTGCTCGCGCCGCAGCTGCTCGATCTCGGCGTCACCGTCGTGCTCGATCACTACGCGCTGCCCGATCCGAAACTCGGTGTCGCCGATCCCGGCTTTCGATCGGTGCTGAAGCTTGGCGCGACGCGAAACGTGTGGGTCAAGATCTCCGCGCCGTACCGCAACGGGGCGGCGGGCGAAAGCTTTGCGAAAGAGGCTTATCCGCTGCTGCGCGACGCGTACGGCCTCGATCGCCTGTTGTGGGGCAGCGACTGGCCGCATACGCAGTTCGAGGCAACGCAGAGCTACGCGAAGAACCGGCAATTCCTCGACACGCTCATCGTCGACAAGAGCGAGCGCGCGCAAGTGCTGGCATCGCCGCGACCGCTCTTTCGTTTCTGA
- a CDS encoding MFS transporter, producing MSNWYSESSPLERRTFWASFGGWALDALDVQMFGLAIPALIAAFGISKADAGLLGSVTLFFGAFGGWLGGALGDRFGRVKALQITVATFALATFASAFAMSYTQLLVLKAIQGLGFGAEWACGAVLMAEIIRPEHRGKALGTVQSAWAVGWGAAVLLSALVFTYAPADIAWRILFAIGLLPALLIIFIRRGLKEPPRAVAKDAEMPFLATLSGIFHRDVLRSTLVGGLFGIGAHGGYAALTTFLPTYLREVRHLSVLGSSGYLAVIIVAFFCGCVASGIISDRIGRRANVALFASACIATVLVYIFAPLTNGEMLVLSFPLGFFSAGIPASMAALFSELYPAGVRGTGVGFCYNFGRVVSAAFPFLVGFLGDRIGLGPAIGIDAAFAYALVLIAVLLLPETRGKVFEQAVATRA from the coding sequence ATGTCGAACTGGTACAGTGAAAGCTCGCCGCTGGAGCGGCGCACGTTCTGGGCAAGCTTTGGCGGCTGGGCGCTGGATGCGCTCGACGTCCAGATGTTCGGCCTTGCCATCCCCGCGCTGATCGCGGCCTTCGGCATCAGCAAGGCCGATGCCGGCTTGCTCGGCTCGGTCACGTTGTTCTTCGGTGCGTTCGGCGGCTGGCTCGGTGGCGCGCTCGGCGACCGTTTTGGTCGGGTCAAGGCGCTGCAGATCACGGTTGCGACCTTTGCGCTGGCGACGTTCGCTTCAGCCTTTGCGATGAGCTACACCCAACTCCTGGTGCTCAAGGCGATCCAGGGCCTCGGTTTCGGCGCCGAATGGGCCTGCGGCGCGGTGCTGATGGCCGAGATCATCCGGCCCGAGCATCGCGGCAAGGCGCTTGGCACGGTGCAAAGCGCCTGGGCCGTCGGTTGGGGCGCGGCCGTGCTGCTATCGGCGCTGGTCTTCACCTATGCGCCGGCTGATATCGCCTGGCGCATCCTGTTTGCGATCGGATTGTTGCCGGCGCTGCTCATCATCTTCATCCGCCGCGGGCTGAAGGAGCCGCCGCGCGCCGTTGCCAAGGACGCAGAGATGCCGTTCCTTGCCACGCTTTCCGGCATCTTCCACCGCGACGTGCTGCGCTCGACCCTGGTCGGCGGCCTGTTCGGCATCGGTGCCCATGGCGGCTATGCCGCGTTGACGACCTTCCTGCCGACATATCTGCGCGAAGTGCGGCATTTGTCGGTGCTCGGCTCCAGCGGCTATCTCGCCGTCATCATCGTCGCCTTCTTCTGCGGCTGTGTCGCCAGCGGCATCATCAGCGACCGCATCGGGCGCCGGGCCAATGTCGCGTTGTTCGCCAGCGCATGCATCGCAACCGTGCTGGTCTACATCTTTGCGCCGCTGACCAACGGCGAAATGCTGGTGCTCAGCTTTCCGCTCGGCTTCTTCTCGGCCGGCATTCCCGCCAGCATGGCGGCGTTGTTCAGCGAGCTCTATCCCGCGGGCGTGCGCGGCACCGGCGTCGGCTTCTGCTACAATTTCGGCCGCGTCGTCTCCGCCGCGTTTCCCTTCCTGGTCGGCTTTCTCGGCGATCGCATCGGTCTCGGGCCCGCGATCGGCATCGATGCGGCGTTTGCCTATGCATTGGTGCTGATCGCGGTGCTGCTCCTGCCCGAGACCCGCGGCAAGGTGTTCGAGCAGGCCGTGGCGACGCGCGCCTGA
- a CDS encoding GntR family transcriptional regulator — protein sequence MNSAPRDERLPRYQLLRDDLAARINRNEWRPGEPIPSEAELGAHYGVAIGTVRKAIDQLVADAVLERQQGRGTFVRRARFNSSLFRFFRFQSESGERRVPKSRIIRRKSVPATSAVASALRIPVGEPVISLSRLRLIDDVPLLAEEIWLQQSRFAKILEIDTAEFGDLLYPLYEERCGEVVVSAEEILTVETANEMQARLLRLEAHAPLIVIERLALDLERRPIEWRRSRGPADRFRYHAEIR from the coding sequence ATGAATTCAGCTCCGCGCGACGAACGCCTTCCCCGCTATCAGCTTCTGCGCGACGACCTCGCCGCGCGCATCAACCGCAATGAATGGCGGCCGGGCGAGCCGATTCCGTCGGAGGCCGAGCTAGGCGCCCATTATGGCGTCGCCATCGGCACCGTGCGCAAGGCGATCGACCAGCTCGTCGCGGACGCGGTGCTGGAGCGCCAGCAGGGCCGCGGCACCTTCGTGCGCCGCGCGCGCTTCAACTCCTCGCTGTTCCGCTTCTTCCGCTTCCAGTCCGAGAGCGGCGAGCGGCGCGTGCCGAAGAGCCGCATCATCCGGCGCAAGAGCGTGCCCGCGACATCGGCCGTCGCGTCGGCGCTGCGTATCCCGGTGGGCGAGCCGGTGATCAGCCTCTCGCGTCTGCGGCTGATCGACGATGTGCCGCTGCTGGCCGAGGAAATCTGGCTCCAGCAATCGCGTTTCGCAAAAATACTCGAGATCGACACCGCCGAGTTCGGCGACCTCTTGTATCCGCTTTACGAGGAGCGCTGCGGCGAGGTGGTGGTCTCCGCCGAGGAAATCCTGACGGTCGAGACCGCCAACGAGATGCAGGCGCGATTGTTGCGGCTCGAGGCCCACGCGCCGTTGATCGTGATCGAACGCCTCGCGCTCGATCTGGAGCGACGGCCGATCGAATGGCGCCGTTCGCGCGGGCCGGCGGATCGCTTCCGCTACCACGCCGAGATCCGCTGA
- a CDS encoding DUF488 domain-containing protein — protein MAKAKKLFTIGYEQTPPKAVLDELEQAGVKLVVDVRAVTSSRRPGFSKKQLAAGLDERGIAYVHLAALGTPKEGRLAARSGQYDVLEKIFSKHLKAPEAREAMDELSALVKKAGPVCLLCYERDHTHCHRQMIAEIIEERDGVAVKNLAGRQV, from the coding sequence ATGGCCAAGGCGAAGAAGCTCTTCACCATCGGCTATGAGCAGACGCCGCCCAAGGCCGTGCTGGACGAGCTGGAGCAGGCCGGCGTCAAGCTGGTGGTCGATGTGCGCGCGGTGACGTCGTCGCGGCGGCCGGGCTTTTCCAAGAAGCAGCTGGCCGCAGGCCTCGACGAGCGCGGCATCGCCTATGTGCATCTCGCAGCACTCGGCACGCCGAAGGAAGGCCGCCTCGCCGCGCGCAGTGGCCAATACGACGTGCTGGAAAAGATCTTCTCAAAGCACTTGAAGGCGCCTGAGGCCAGGGAAGCGATGGACGAGCTCTCGGCGCTGGTGAAGAAGGCCGGCCCCGTCTGCCTGCTCTGCTACGAACGCGACCACACCCACTGCCACCGTCAGATGATCGCCGAGATCATCGAGGAGCGCGATGGCGTGGCGGTGAAGAATCTGGCTGGACGGCAGGTGTAG